ATTGTTCTTTTTTAAATCTTCGGTAACGGTATCCAGAGCGCTCATATCAACCGAGGCGCCGCGCGCCCCGGTGATTTGAATCGCTGGATCTTCACCGTACACGTTAGGAAGTGCGTAAAGCAAACCAATGATAAGTGCGAACAACACCATCAGGTTCTTCCATAGGGGGTATCGGTTAAGCACTGCTATGATCCTTCAAAGCGAATGTTTTATTTTTGCAGTATTAAAGAGACTGCATAGTGCCTTTTGGCAGAACTGCAGTAACGAAATCTTTTTTGATTGTTACTTCAGTATTGTTATTTAGCGCAATAACAATGTAATCACTGTCAGCAGATACTTTAGTGATACGACCTAGTAGACCGCCATTTGTCATTACTTCATCGCCTTTGCCCATTGAGCTCATCAGCGCTTTATGCTCTTTCACACGCTTAGCTTGTGGACGGTAAATCATGAAGTAAAAAATAACAGCGAATAGACCAAGCATGATGAATAGCTGCATGCTACCGCCTTGAGGGGCACCTTCTGCTGCTGCGTGTGCTTGTGAGATAAATAAACTCATTAATAACGTCCTCGTTTAAACATTTAATGGTGGAACTTCACGGTCTCGACGAGCGTAGAATTCTTCTACAAACGCATCGAAACGATCTTCTTCAATTGACTTACGAATACTTTCCATTAGACGTTGGTAGTAGCGTAAGTTATGAATGGTATTTAAGCGTGCACCTAAGATTTCATTACACTTATCTAGATGATATAGGTACGCTTTTGAATAGTTACGACAAGTGTAACAGTCACAATGCGGATCTAAAGGCGTTGTGTCTGTTTTATGTTTCGCATTGCGGATCTTGATCACACCACCAGTCACAAATAAGTGACCATTACGGGCATTACGTGTTGGCATTACACAGTCAAACATATCAATACCGCGACGAACACCTTCCACTAGATCTTCAGGTTTACCTACGCCCATAAGGTAGCGAGGCTTATCTTCTGGAAGTTGTGGACATGTGTGCTCAAGAATGCGGTGCATGTCTTCTTTAGGCTCACCTACAGCTAGACCACCTACAGCGTAACCGTCAAAACCAATATTCGTTAGGCCTTCAACTGATACATCACGTAAGTCT
The sequence above is a segment of the Photobacterium leiognathi genome. Coding sequences within it:
- the yajC gene encoding preprotein translocase subunit YajC, producing the protein MSLFISQAHAAAEGAPQGGSMQLFIMLGLFAVIFYFMIYRPQAKRVKEHKALMSSMGKGDEVMTNGGLLGRITKVSADSDYIVIALNNNTEVTIKKDFVTAVLPKGTMQSL